In a single window of the Chloroflexota bacterium genome:
- a CDS encoding amidohydrolase, which translates to MNDLSAAIAAVRDQLIADRRHFHAHPELAFQEHETAAYVAARLRHLGIAMRTGVGKTGVVGVIRGGKPGKAVLLRADMDALPIHETGEKPYISNRPGVMHACGHDGHTAILLAAAAILQERREALPGNVVLAFQPAEESPPGGAQGMIADGAMDDPKVDAAFGLHLTSAPVGTVGMRAGAAMAAADSFRAEIVGLGGHASRPHQAVDPVLIAATCVTTLHTIVSREVDPLQSAVITIGTIQAGTVPNVIPATATMAGSVRTFDQGIREALAQKIERTIVGVARAMGGDATVEYRWGYPVMRNVADMTEFVRSVALEVVGPEKTRDNPPIMASEDVGYFIERAGSGCYFTVGVLNEAKGITVTNHNPGFDIDEDALPVGVEMLVRVAERYLSR; encoded by the coding sequence ATGAACGATCTGAGCGCGGCCATCGCCGCCGTCCGCGACCAGTTGATCGCCGACCGACGCCATTTTCACGCCCACCCGGAGCTGGCGTTTCAGGAGCATGAGACGGCGGCCTACGTCGCTGCCCGGCTGCGCCACCTGGGCATCGCGATGCGCACTGGCGTCGGCAAGACCGGGGTGGTCGGCGTGATCCGAGGCGGCAAGCCAGGAAAGGCCGTGCTGCTGCGGGCAGACATGGACGCGCTGCCGATCCACGAGACCGGCGAGAAGCCGTACATCTCGAACCGTCCGGGCGTCATGCACGCGTGCGGCCACGACGGTCACACCGCCATCCTGCTGGCTGCGGCGGCGATCCTTCAGGAACGGCGGGAGGCGCTGCCCGGCAACGTGGTGCTGGCGTTCCAGCCGGCCGAGGAGTCGCCGCCGGGCGGGGCACAGGGGATGATCGCGGATGGCGCGATGGACGATCCGAAGGTCGACGCGGCGTTTGGGCTGCACCTGACCTCCGCGCCGGTCGGCACGGTCGGGATGCGGGCGGGCGCGGCCATGGCCGCCGCCGACTCATTCCGCGCCGAGATCGTCGGCCTCGGCGGCCACGCCTCGCGACCTCATCAGGCCGTCGATCCGGTCCTGATCGCCGCGACCTGCGTCACGACACTGCACACCATCGTCTCGCGGGAGGTCGATCCGCTCCAGTCAGCCGTCATCACCATCGGCACCATTCAGGCGGGCACCGTGCCGAACGTGATTCCGGCCACGGCCACCATGGCCGGCAGCGTCCGCACGTTCGATCAGGGCATCCGCGAGGCACTCGCGCAGAAGATCGAGCGGACCATCGTCGGGGTCGCCCGGGCCATGGGCGGCGACGCGACGGTGGAGTACCGCTGGGGCTACCCGGTCATGCGAAACGTCGCTGACATGACCGAGTTCGTCCGGTCCGTGGCCCTGGAGGTGGTCGGCCCCGAGAAGACGCGCGACAACCCGCCGATCATGGCCTCGGAGGACGTCGGCTACTTCATCGAGCGGGCCGGATCGGGCTGCTACTTCACGGTCGGGGTACTCAACGAGGCGAAGGGGATCACGGTGACCAACCACAACCCCGGCTTCGACATCGACGAGGACGCGCTGCCCGTCGGCGTCGAGATGCTGGTGCGCGTGGCCGAGCGGTACCTGTCACGGTAA
- a CDS encoding LacI family DNA-binding transcriptional regulator: protein MATGLKDIAKELGVSLATVSRALADSPDISLETKERVWSAAETLNYVPNLMARSLRSRRTKVVGVVVQEVATEFGSQAMRGIHDELSRCGYQMLLSSVSSPEQERVGLGMLLERSVDGLIVVDVSNHPMDRLPEEVEAARLPAVFVNRRLPPEAGACFVGPDDIFGGYIATEHLIGHGHRRIAYIAGPSAWQASGDRLEGYRRALTDYGLSYDDALIRRGDWSVQSGFEATASLLDGPEPPTAIFVANDIMAAGAIDAAVARGPRLPEDLALVGFDAREMSRYLRPALTTVTRPTYDLGRTAASLLVERLMKLRSGPASVAVRGHLVYRASCGRHGIDAEPPSLDDPHRGFPVDAAPRPSSCGEDADA from the coding sequence ATGGCGACAGGTTTGAAGGACATCGCCAAGGAGCTGGGCGTCTCGCTCGCCACCGTCTCGCGCGCCCTGGCCGACAGCCCGGACATCAGCCTGGAGACCAAAGAGCGCGTGTGGTCTGCCGCCGAGACCCTCAACTACGTCCCCAATCTGATGGCGCGCTCGCTGCGCTCGCGCCGGACGAAGGTCGTCGGGGTCGTCGTGCAGGAGGTCGCGACCGAGTTCGGCTCGCAGGCGATGCGCGGCATCCACGACGAGCTGAGTCGGTGTGGCTACCAGATGCTGCTGAGCAGCGTCAGCAGCCCGGAGCAGGAGCGTGTCGGCCTGGGGATGCTGCTGGAGCGGTCGGTTGACGGGTTGATCGTCGTGGACGTGAGCAACCACCCGATGGACCGGCTCCCTGAGGAGGTCGAGGCGGCCCGTCTGCCCGCCGTCTTTGTCAATCGCCGCTTGCCGCCGGAGGCCGGCGCCTGCTTCGTGGGGCCGGACGACATCTTCGGCGGCTACATCGCCACCGAGCACCTGATCGGGCACGGGCACCGGCGGATCGCCTACATCGCCGGGCCGTCCGCCTGGCAGGCGAGCGGCGACCGCCTTGAAGGGTACCGTCGGGCGCTGACCGACTACGGCCTGAGCTACGACGATGCGTTGATCCGACGGGGAGACTGGTCCGTCCAGTCCGGTTTCGAGGCGACTGCCAGCCTGCTCGACGGCCCGGAGCCGCCGACGGCGATCTTCGTGGCGAACGACATTATGGCGGCGGGCGCTATCGACGCCGCTGTTGCGCGTGGCCCGCGGCTGCCCGAAGACCTGGCGCTCGTCGGCTTCGATGCCCGCGAGATGTCGCGCTACCTGCGGCCGGCGCTCACTACCGTCACGCGGCCGACCTACGACCTGGGCCGCACGGCTGCGAGCCTGCTGGTTGAGCGTCTCATGAAGCTCAGGTCCGGGCCGGCCAGCGTGGCCGTGCGCGGGCATCTCGTCTATCGCGCGTCCTGTGGCCGCCACGGCATCGACGCTGAACCGCCGAGTCTCGACGATCCGCACCGTGGATTTCCCGTCGATGCGGCGCCCAGGCCGTCGTCGTGCGGTGAGGACGCCGACGCCTGA
- a CDS encoding DUF5110 domain-containing protein, producing MAETCPVIRVETLGSEIEVRAVTPGAVRVRLFGPPVVEEASYVQREDWPAVPAVDAVAPTANVDRISTGRLIVDVDRSDRQAVQIAVSDAGGRLLFSTHPLGGIARQKIVDEGTDARRSRVSLHFQRSRLGYDDDVHFYGLGQGGGFQLDRLGTSRIFWNTQIGHGPGSDFGIPLVVAVAPGGSYGLFFDTAAMARLDTATSRGGLSFRYEADVASLDLFILGGPTPADVLSAYAELTGFPAMPAKWSLGFLQSSRFFQKTEDILDVARTMREKQLPCDALILLSTYGHSKAWNKGVGHLEFHEELWSDPAATMRTLQEEHHLNVITHEYPVLHPDAPQFAEAERRGFLLDVAYPRPAALPGEDGEDGDAARRSQRYQEDQRYIDFTNPEARAWWWEQHRHLIDLGVAGWWLDGGEGPTGPAPMHRGDAVLLHNTFDLYRFKAFHDGEERDRPDRRPWMLCRSGAAGMQRLGAASWSGDINTTFTTFEGQVLLGLGLAMSGVPYWGTDIGGFYPNALDGELYVRWFQFGAFCPLFRAHGWELERHFPWAHGPEVEAICRRYMQWRMRLLPYLYALAWEAHTTGVPLMRPLVLHYPEDPRVWELGYQYLLGADLLVAPLTRAGADWWPVYLPAGLWFDFWTGERYDGGQSIAARTPLDTVPVFARGGSIIPLGPVMQRTDERPLDDLTLVAYPGGSGALTLYEDDGTSQAYRSGERAVTEVSSSFDGGLARVQVGATSGRYAGQPSTRDLTVRVWCSGPPSRVALSRNGQSIRAAWEFLGPHWTVVRISALPVTDRVTIEIQQ from the coding sequence ATGGCAGAGACGTGCCCGGTGATCCGGGTGGAGACACTGGGCAGCGAGATCGAGGTCCGTGCGGTCACGCCCGGAGCGGTGCGCGTCCGCCTCTTCGGGCCGCCGGTCGTCGAGGAGGCGTCCTACGTCCAGCGTGAGGACTGGCCGGCCGTGCCCGCCGTCGATGCGGTCGCGCCGACAGCGAACGTGGACCGTATCAGCACCGGCCGGCTGATTGTGGACGTGGACCGCTCCGATCGGCAGGCCGTCCAGATCGCCGTCTCTGACGCGGGCGGCCGGCTGCTGTTCAGCACCCACCCGCTCGGCGGCATCGCGCGGCAGAAAATCGTGGACGAGGGGACGGATGCTCGGCGCAGCCGGGTGAGCCTCCACTTTCAGCGCAGCCGGCTCGGCTACGACGACGACGTCCACTTCTACGGTCTCGGGCAGGGCGGCGGCTTCCAGCTTGACCGGCTGGGTACCTCGCGCATCTTCTGGAACACCCAGATCGGCCACGGTCCCGGATCGGACTTCGGCATCCCGCTCGTCGTGGCCGTCGCACCGGGCGGCTCCTACGGTCTCTTCTTCGACACGGCGGCGATGGCGCGTCTCGACACCGCCACCAGCCGGGGCGGCCTCTCGTTCCGCTACGAGGCGGACGTGGCGTCACTGGACCTCTTCATTCTCGGCGGCCCGACGCCGGCCGACGTGCTGAGCGCGTACGCCGAGCTGACCGGCTTCCCCGCCATGCCTGCGAAGTGGTCGCTCGGGTTCCTGCAGTCGAGCCGCTTCTTCCAGAAGACCGAGGACATCCTCGACGTTGCCCGGACGATGCGCGAGAAGCAACTGCCGTGCGATGCCCTGATCCTGCTCTCGACGTACGGCCACTCGAAGGCCTGGAACAAGGGGGTCGGCCACCTGGAGTTCCACGAGGAGCTGTGGTCCGACCCCGCCGCGACGATGCGGACTCTCCAGGAGGAGCACCACCTCAACGTCATCACCCACGAGTATCCGGTCCTGCACCCCGACGCACCACAGTTCGCCGAGGCCGAGCGGCGCGGCTTCCTGCTCGACGTGGCCTATCCCCGTCCGGCAGCGCTGCCCGGCGAAGACGGCGAAGACGGCGACGCGGCGCGCCGCTCACAGCGCTACCAGGAGGATCAGCGCTACATCGACTTCACCAACCCGGAGGCCCGCGCCTGGTGGTGGGAACAGCATCGCCACCTGATCGACCTGGGCGTGGCCGGCTGGTGGCTGGACGGCGGCGAAGGCCCGACCGGCCCCGCGCCGATGCATCGCGGCGATGCCGTCCTGCTGCACAACACGTTCGACCTGTACCGCTTCAAGGCGTTCCACGACGGCGAGGAGCGCGACCGTCCAGACCGGCGACCGTGGATGCTCTGTCGGAGCGGCGCGGCCGGCATGCAGCGGCTCGGCGCGGCCTCCTGGTCCGGCGACATCAACACGACGTTCACGACCTTTGAAGGGCAGGTGCTGCTGGGGCTCGGGCTGGCGATGTCCGGGGTGCCGTACTGGGGCACGGATATCGGCGGCTTTTACCCGAACGCCCTGGACGGCGAGCTGTACGTCCGCTGGTTCCAGTTCGGGGCGTTCTGCCCGCTGTTCAGGGCGCACGGCTGGGAGCTTGAGCGCCACTTCCCCTGGGCGCACGGCCCCGAGGTCGAGGCGATCTGCCGCCGCTACATGCAGTGGCGGATGCGCCTGCTGCCGTACCTCTACGCGCTGGCCTGGGAGGCGCACACGACCGGCGTGCCGTTGATGCGTCCGCTGGTGCTCCACTACCCGGAGGATCCTCGGGTCTGGGAGCTGGGCTACCAGTACCTGCTCGGCGCCGACCTGCTGGTCGCACCGCTCACGCGGGCTGGGGCAGACTGGTGGCCAGTCTACCTGCCGGCCGGCCTGTGGTTCGACTTCTGGACCGGCGAACGGTACGACGGAGGTCAATCCATCGCCGCCCGGACGCCGCTCGACACCGTGCCCGTCTTCGCGCGGGGCGGCAGCATCATTCCGCTCGGGCCGGTCATGCAGCGCACCGACGAGCGCCCTCTGGACGATCTCACGCTGGTGGCCTACCCAGGCGGCTCCGGCGCGCTGACCCTCTACGAGGACGATGGCACGTCCCAGGCGTACCGCTCGGGCGAACGCGCCGTCACCGAGGTCAGCAGCAGCTTCGACGGAGGCCTGGCTCGGGTACAGGTCGGGGCAACGAGCGGGCGGTATGCCGGCCAGCCGTCCACGCGCGACCTGACGGTCCGGGTCTGGTGTTCGGGTCCGCCGTCCCGCGTGGCGCTCAGCCGCAACGGCCAGTCGATCAGGGCGGCCTGGGAGTTCCTGGGTCCGCACTGGACGGTAGTGCGGATTTCTGCGCTGCCGGTCACGGACCGTGTCACCATAGAGATCCAGCAGTAG
- a CDS encoding ABC transporter substrate-binding protein — MSGRESPETVSTTRRRVTRRLFLRAGVVTLAAVPLAAACAPQAPTPAPTAAPAKPAEAAKPTEAAKPAEAAKPAAAAPTTAPAAAKPAEAAKPAEAAKPAAAAPAPSGAAQKPGAQLIGKLEGATVVLDAGQTPKAFKEAPMLAELVKAGKLPPVEQRLPTEPLVVKPLRETGKYGGTWRRGFTGPFDTSNGHRAAQNDKILFFDYTGTKLVPNIAKGWEVSQDGKVTTVFLRKGHKWSDGTPFTADDFVFWFEDVYQNKDLNPTPMGAMSINGKPIKIEKGDETTVRFVAPEPYFALPTVLAAVLGIGHHARFGRENQGGFAPAHYLKQFHPKYAGQDAVNKLATDMKFDGWVLLFKNRNDACRNEELPVLTPWKTATPITTPTWTLERNPYSIWVDTEGNQLPYIDKVQMTLAENLEVANLRAVAGEYDEQARHIDIGKLPVLLENQQKGNYTVRLDPSAQGADVALCCNQSYEKDPEVAKWLTNRDFRIALSQAIDRAQIDEAFVLGLGQIGSAAPGDETLFSPGPEFRTLHSTLDVNKSNELLDKLGLTKKDAEGYRLRTDNGQRLRIEMTAYVGFLPFTRIAEMIAQHWKKVGIQGDVVEQERGLTDTRLKNNETQIYFDTQWGADNIFGHNPFFFPYTTNSPIGPLYGVWFQSAGAQGKEPPARMKELMDIYRKAAGQPDTERIRMGKEAMKISLDELWLIGIVSNSPASQGVRVVKNTLGNVPERMWNSAVSDNPMIAHPETYYFK, encoded by the coding sequence ATGAGTGGCCGTGAGTCCCCCGAGACCGTCTCGACGACACGACGCCGTGTTACTCGCCGTCTCTTTCTGCGCGCGGGTGTGGTGACGCTCGCCGCCGTGCCGCTGGCAGCGGCCTGCGCGCCGCAGGCCCCAACTCCTGCGCCGACTGCTGCCCCGGCCAAGCCGGCCGAGGCTGCCAAGCCCACCGAAGCGGCCAAGCCGGCTGAGGCTGCCAAGCCGGCAGCCGCGGCTCCGACCACCGCGCCGGCCGCCGCGAAGCCGGCTGAGGCCGCCAAGCCGGCGGAAGCGGCCAAGCCCGCCGCTGCAGCTCCCGCCCCGAGTGGCGCCGCTCAGAAGCCGGGCGCACAGTTGATCGGCAAGCTCGAGGGGGCGACGGTCGTCCTCGATGCCGGGCAGACGCCCAAGGCGTTCAAGGAGGCGCCGATGCTCGCGGAGCTGGTCAAGGCCGGCAAGCTGCCGCCCGTCGAGCAGCGCCTCCCGACCGAGCCGCTGGTGGTCAAGCCGCTGCGGGAGACTGGCAAGTACGGCGGCACCTGGCGGCGCGGCTTCACCGGCCCGTTCGACACCTCCAACGGCCATCGTGCGGCGCAGAACGACAAGATCCTCTTCTTCGACTACACCGGCACCAAGCTGGTCCCGAACATCGCGAAGGGCTGGGAGGTCAGCCAGGACGGCAAGGTCACCACGGTCTTCCTGCGGAAGGGCCACAAGTGGTCAGACGGGACGCCGTTCACCGCCGACGACTTCGTCTTCTGGTTCGAGGATGTGTACCAGAACAAGGATCTGAACCCGACGCCGATGGGCGCGATGTCGATCAACGGCAAACCGATCAAGATCGAGAAGGGCGACGAGACGACCGTCAGGTTTGTCGCGCCGGAGCCGTACTTCGCGCTGCCGACGGTGCTGGCGGCGGTGCTCGGTATCGGCCACCATGCGCGGTTCGGGCGTGAAAATCAGGGCGGCTTTGCGCCAGCGCACTATCTGAAGCAGTTCCACCCGAAGTACGCCGGTCAGGACGCCGTCAACAAGCTCGCCACGGACATGAAGTTTGACGGCTGGGTGCTCCTGTTCAAGAACCGCAACGACGCCTGCCGCAACGAGGAGCTGCCGGTCCTGACGCCCTGGAAGACGGCTACGCCGATCACCACGCCGACCTGGACGCTCGAACGGAACCCGTACAGCATCTGGGTGGACACCGAGGGGAACCAGCTTCCGTACATCGACAAGGTCCAGATGACGCTGGCCGAGAACCTGGAGGTCGCCAACCTGCGCGCCGTGGCCGGCGAGTACGACGAGCAGGCCCGCCACATCGACATCGGCAAGCTGCCGGTGCTGCTGGAGAACCAGCAGAAGGGCAACTACACCGTCCGGCTGGACCCGTCGGCCCAGGGCGCGGACGTGGCCCTCTGCTGCAACCAGAGCTACGAGAAGGATCCCGAGGTCGCGAAGTGGCTGACGAACCGCGATTTCCGGATCGCGCTCTCGCAGGCCATCGACCGCGCGCAGATCGACGAGGCGTTCGTGCTGGGCCTGGGTCAGATCGGGTCGGCGGCCCCTGGCGATGAGACGCTGTTCTCGCCCGGACCGGAGTTCCGCACGCTGCACTCGACGCTGGACGTCAACAAGTCGAACGAACTGCTGGACAAGCTCGGCCTGACGAAGAAGGACGCCGAGGGGTACCGCCTGCGGACGGACAACGGTCAGCGGCTGCGGATCGAGATGACAGCGTACGTCGGGTTCCTGCCGTTCACCCGCATCGCCGAGATGATCGCGCAGCACTGGAAGAAGGTCGGCATTCAGGGCGACGTGGTGGAGCAGGAGCGCGGCTTGACCGACACCCGCCTGAAGAACAACGAGACACAGATCTACTTCGACACCCAGTGGGGTGCCGACAACATCTTCGGCCACAACCCGTTCTTCTTCCCGTACACCACCAACAGCCCGATTGGGCCGCTCTACGGCGTGTGGTTCCAGAGCGCCGGCGCGCAGGGCAAGGAGCCGCCGGCCCGGATGAAGGAGCTGATGGACATCTACCGGAAGGCGGCCGGCCAGCCCGACACCGAGCGCATCCGGATGGGCAAGGAGGCGATGAAGATCTCGCTGGACGAGCTGTGGCTGATCGGCATCGTGTCGAACTCGCCGGCCTCGCAGGGCGTCCGCGTGGTCAAGAACACCCTGGGGAACGTCCCCGAGCGGATGTGGAACAGCGCCGTCTCGGACAACCCGATGATCGCGCACCCCGAGACGTACTACTTCAAGTAG
- a CDS encoding argininosuccinate synthase — protein MDRVILAYSGGLDTSVAIQWLRETLDVDVVCVTVDIGNERDVEAIQEKALRIGATKAFVHDARTDFVNYFVWPSLQAGAIYEGQYPLATALARPLIAKIMVDYALQEGATAIAHGCSGKGNDQIRFEVSIAALAPQLRTLAPVREWGWTREDVILYAQRHRIPVSVTIGSPYSVDQNLWGRGIEAGILEDPWAEPPEDVYAWTMNERHTPAEPSYVEIAFRNGIPVALDGDELDGPALVERLNDLAGSHGVGRIDHVENRYVGIKSREIYECPAATVLHDAHAALETMTLTRDQMRFKQHVSNELAHLIYNGFWFSAHTQDLMSYVASTQRFANGAVRVKLFKGKCAVVGRKAEHSLYNEALATYGEGDQFDREASAGFIKIAGMAVTNQARSQLLLGAGATDKLMRLAAGQRADDEGGSDA, from the coding sequence ATGGACAGGGTCATCCTCGCGTACTCGGGCGGACTCGATACCTCGGTTGCGATCCAGTGGCTGCGCGAGACACTCGACGTCGATGTGGTCTGCGTCACGGTGGACATCGGGAACGAGCGCGACGTCGAAGCGATTCAGGAGAAGGCCCTCCGCATCGGCGCGACGAAGGCGTTCGTCCACGACGCCAGGACCGATTTCGTCAACTACTTCGTCTGGCCGAGCCTCCAGGCTGGCGCGATCTACGAAGGACAGTACCCGCTCGCCACGGCGCTCGCCCGCCCGCTGATCGCCAAGATCATGGTGGACTACGCGCTCCAGGAGGGCGCAACCGCCATCGCGCACGGGTGCAGCGGCAAGGGCAACGACCAGATCCGTTTCGAGGTGTCCATCGCCGCGCTGGCGCCACAGCTTCGAACGCTCGCCCCCGTCCGGGAGTGGGGCTGGACGCGCGAGGACGTGATCCTCTACGCCCAGAGGCACCGGATCCCCGTGTCGGTGACCATCGGCAGCCCGTACAGCGTCGATCAGAACCTCTGGGGGCGGGGCATCGAGGCCGGCATTCTTGAGGATCCGTGGGCCGAGCCGCCCGAGGATGTGTACGCCTGGACGATGAACGAGCGGCACACGCCGGCCGAGCCAAGCTACGTCGAGATCGCGTTCCGGAACGGCATCCCGGTCGCGCTTGACGGCGACGAGTTGGACGGGCCGGCCCTGGTCGAACGGCTCAACGACCTGGCCGGTTCGCACGGCGTCGGACGCATCGACCACGTCGAGAATCGCTACGTCGGGATCAAGTCGCGCGAGATCTACGAGTGCCCGGCCGCGACCGTCCTCCACGACGCGCACGCCGCCCTCGAAACGATGACGCTCACGCGGGACCAGATGCGGTTCAAGCAGCACGTCTCCAACGAGCTTGCCCATCTGATCTACAACGGGTTCTGGTTTTCCGCGCACACCCAGGATCTGATGTCCTACGTCGCCTCGACCCAGCGCTTCGCGAACGGCGCGGTCCGGGTCAAGCTGTTCAAGGGGAAGTGCGCGGTCGTCGGTCGGAAGGCCGAGCACTCGCTGTACAACGAAGCGCTGGCCACCTACGGCGAGGGCGACCAGTTCGACCGCGAGGCGTCGGCCGGGTTCATCAAGATCGCCGGGATGGCGGTCACCAACCAGGCCCGCTCGCAGCTGCTGCTGGGCGCGGGCGCGACTGACAAACTGATGCGCCTGGCAGCCGGCCAGCGCGCCGACGATGAGGGAGGCTCAGACGCCTGA
- the argH gene encoding argininosuccinate lyase translates to MADSQQGAGGATLYSHRFTKAQAAGLKAINDSLPVDRRMYEEDIIGSIAHARMLGRQGIIPAEDARAIVDGLVRLHAELGAAGGVPADADDEDIHTFVERRLGEMIGAAAGRLHTARSRNDQVANDLRMWSRAAICDGTTAALALQAAFIDRAERDRGLILPGYTHVQRGQPVLIAHHWLAYAEMLKRDVSRLEDCLARMDELTLGAGALAGSPYPLDRQYAAGLLGFSRVAGNSMDAVADRDFVVEHLSIMALMAVHLSRLGEELVLWSSAEFGFIEMDDAYSTGSSIMPQKKNADAAELIRGKSGRAVGTLVQLLVTLKGLPMTYNKDMQEDKEGYFRAVDDVQTCLQLAAEMVATLRVRPEGLRAAVSDPLLLATDLADYLTRSGLPFREAHGVVGAIVRDFGASFTRQPASELAKYHALLSDGLPPLTPRTSVQSRDILGGTAPRQVSSAIRRARKEHMLAAARLKKLRAALPSVEGLAALPW, encoded by the coding sequence ATGGCTGACTCACAGCAAGGAGCGGGCGGCGCCACGCTCTACTCGCACCGCTTCACGAAGGCCCAGGCGGCTGGCCTCAAGGCGATCAACGACTCGCTTCCCGTTGACCGACGCATGTACGAAGAGGACATCATCGGGAGCATCGCCCACGCCCGGATGCTGGGCCGGCAGGGCATCATCCCGGCCGAAGACGCCCGCGCCATCGTCGACGGGCTGGTCAGGCTGCACGCCGAGCTGGGCGCGGCGGGCGGCGTCCCGGCCGATGCCGACGACGAGGACATCCACACGTTCGTCGAGCGGCGGCTGGGCGAGATGATCGGCGCGGCGGCCGGGCGGCTGCACACCGCCCGCTCCCGCAACGACCAGGTTGCCAACGACCTCCGGATGTGGAGCCGCGCCGCCATCTGCGACGGCACCACGGCTGCGCTCGCGCTCCAGGCCGCCTTCATCGACCGGGCCGAGCGCGACCGTGGCCTGATCCTGCCTGGTTACACCCACGTCCAGCGCGGCCAGCCGGTCCTGATCGCCCATCACTGGCTCGCCTATGCCGAGATGCTCAAGCGGGATGTCAGCCGGCTGGAAGACTGCCTCGCGCGGATGGACGAGCTGACGCTCGGGGCCGGCGCGCTGGCCGGCTCGCCGTACCCGCTGGATCGCCAGTACGCCGCCGGCCTGCTCGGGTTCAGCCGGGTGGCCGGCAACAGCATGGACGCCGTCGCGGACCGCGATTTTGTGGTCGAGCACCTGTCGATCATGGCCTTGATGGCGGTGCACCTGTCGCGGCTCGGCGAGGAGCTGGTGCTCTGGAGCAGCGCCGAGTTCGGCTTCATCGAGATGGATGACGCCTACTCGACGGGCAGCAGCATCATGCCCCAGAAGAAGAACGCCGACGCCGCCGAGCTGATCCGTGGCAAGTCAGGCAGGGCGGTCGGCACGCTGGTGCAGCTGCTGGTGACCCTCAAGGGCCTGCCGATGACCTACAACAAGGACATGCAGGAGGACAAGGAAGGGTACTTCCGGGCCGTTGACGACGTGCAGACTTGCCTGCAACTGGCCGCCGAGATGGTCGCCACGCTGCGGGTTCGGCCTGAGGGCCTGCGCGCCGCCGTCTCCGATCCGCTGCTGCTGGCCACCGATCTGGCCGACTACCTGACGCGCTCAGGCCTGCCGTTCCGCGAAGCGCACGGGGTGGTCGGGGCCATCGTGCGCGATTTCGGCGCGTCGTTCACGCGGCAGCCGGCCAGCGAGCTGGCGAAGTACCACGCGCTGCTGTCGGACGGCCTGCCGCCGCTCACGCCGCGCACCTCTGTTCAGTCTCGCGACATTCTGGGAGGGACTGCGCCGCGCCAGGTCTCCAGCGCGATCCGCCGCGCCCGCAAAGAGCACATGCTGGCCGCCGCGCGCCTGAAGAAACTCCGCGCCGCGCTGCCGTCTGTGGAGGGGCTGGCGGCGTTGCCCTGGTAG
- a CDS encoding SGNH/GDSL hydrolase family protein, whose protein sequence is MHRLTRLLLPAILALTVVGWPLAAPTLAAPPELLYLALGDSVPSGADLSDGIGYPYRLGQRLADASGRPVRLLNRARAGERSDGVLSSQMDDVRAIQPELVSVTVGANDFLVPAFECASATVDKNPQTRCDGMTLLRAVPQYESNLRAILHRLFSETGATIIVTTYFNPFPRGSACAPGTTDAALRFLNSTISDVAAEFAPRTMVVDLAPLFKGHEGREPTGWFSQSSLRVSCTDIHPNADGHDAIATAIWGGLAPRLALAP, encoded by the coding sequence ATGCATCGCCTTACTCGCCTGCTCCTGCCCGCGATCCTGGCCCTGACGGTCGTCGGGTGGCCGCTTGCTGCGCCGACGCTTGCGGCCCCACCTGAGCTGCTGTACCTTGCCTTGGGCGACTCCGTACCCTCTGGCGCAGACCTGTCTGACGGGATCGGGTATCCGTACCGGCTCGGGCAGCGCCTGGCCGACGCCAGCGGCCGGCCGGTCCGCCTGCTGAACCGAGCGCGGGCCGGCGAGCGCAGCGACGGCGTGCTGTCGAGCCAGATGGACGATGTCCGAGCGATTCAGCCCGAGCTGGTCAGCGTGACCGTCGGCGCAAACGACTTCCTGGTTCCCGCGTTCGAGTGTGCCTCAGCCACGGTCGACAAGAACCCGCAGACGCGTTGCGACGGCATGACGCTCTTGCGCGCGGTGCCCCAGTACGAGAGCAACCTCCGCGCGATCCTTCACCGACTCTTCAGCGAGACGGGCGCGACGATCATCGTCACGACCTACTTCAATCCGTTCCCGCGCGGCTCGGCCTGCGCGCCCGGCACCACCGACGCCGCCCTGCGCTTCCTGAACAGCACCATCTCGGATGTCGCGGCCGAGTTTGCGCCACGCACGATGGTGGTCGATCTCGCGCCGCTCTTCAAGGGGCACGAGGGCCGCGAGCCGACCGGCTGGTTCTCGCAGAGTTCGCTGCGGGTCTCCTGCACGGACATCCATCCGAACGCCGACGGCCACGACGCCATCGCGACGGCGATCTGGGGCGGCCTCGCACCCCGCCTCGCCCTGGCTCCGTAG